The Leptotrichia hongkongensis DNA segment GTATACAAAGTTCCATATTCTGTTGGATGTGAAATATAAACCATTCCAGGAAAAACCATATGTTCGTGATTTTTATCTGCATAAAATGTCTGTAAATATCCCTTCACTTCATTAACATTGATTTTTCCATTGTGATGTGGCAAAGTCAAAACTTTATGCCCAGTTAATTCAATCGCTCCAGCTTCATGCACGCTAATATGCCCCGTTTCAGCTGCAATCACCCCTTCATAAGACTGCAGCATCGAATTTATCACAACTGCGTTAGTCTGTGTTCCACCGATTAAGAAATAAACATCTGCATTTTCCACTTCACAAGCTTTCCTAATTTTTGCTTTTGCACTTTCACAATATTTATCAGCCCCGTATCCAGACAAATTCTCAAAATTAGTCTTAACAATCGCATCCAAAATCTCTTGACAGGCCCCTTGCGTATAATCATTTGCAAAATGTAACATAAATTTTCCCTTTCTACAAATCTGTTGCTTTATATTAATATTATACAGGAAATAAAGAGAAAAGTCCAATTTATAAATTTTTTATATCTTTATTTCTTTAAATATAATTTAATATTCTAAGTCAAAAAAAAAAAAAAGGATAGTCATCGTTTTAATATGGTATAGTATAATTAATTTCGCAACATAGAAAAGGAGTGATATCAAAATGATAAATTTTAGGTTAAGACTAGTTAATTTTTAATACTCTATAAAAAAATTAAGAAATAAACAGGATATTTGCAAATATATGAAAAATAAAGGAGTAATTTATGAAGAAAATAAGCAGACTGCTTATCAAATTATTAGTATTAACTATGCTTTTATTCACAAGTACAATTTCTTTTGGAATAAAATTAGACACAATAAAAGGACTTTCAAGATTGAGCAACTATAAGGAACTCAAAGATATTGAAACAAGTAGGATAAGTAACTTTGAATTGAGAAATAGAAGACCATACATGCCTATAAAAAATTTTACTGGAGTTGGAGTTGTTTATCTTCAAGGAAGAGTTATTGGACTTTATACAATGAAAAATGGACTTTCTGATGGAAAAATTTATATTTTTTATGACAATGGACAATTAAGAGTACAGGAAAATTGGAAAAATGGAAAAAGAGAAGGAGAAGCCGTATCTTATTATGATAATGGACAGCTAGAAACAACAACAACTTACAAAAATGGAAAAGTTAATCTTTATAAAAAATATAGCAATGACGGAAGTTTTTTATTTACATATACTCAAACATCTGGAAATCAAGGAATAATGACAACTCATACTAGAGATGGAAATATAGAAGTTATCGAAAAAAGTCAAGCAAGATATGAAGAAGTAGATAAAGACCGAGTTTTGATTTGGAACACTGTATTTACTAAAAATGGTGAATTTCAAATTTATAATAATAAAGGACGGCTTATAAAAGAAGGAGTTTATAAAGATAATATTGTTTCAAGTTCAACAAAGGTTGATAAATTTTTAGGATTTATTGCACAAGATACCACTTATAAAGTTGATGTTGAAGATAGAGATTATTATTTTCAAATGCTAAAGGACTTGAATGTCAAAGGTATAACCGAAGAATCTTACAGGGAAAGTGTTGATTACTTTGGAAAGAAAAAATATTGTGCTACAATTGGAACTTTGTTTCTTCAATATTACATCTTCGAAGGACAGCCATTGGAAAATACAATAGGTTTATATCTATTAAAAGTTTCTAAAGATGCTAAAAAAATATCAAAAAAATACACTGAGTTAAACAATGCAGATTTTATAGTAAAATATTTTCAAACAAATTGTAAAATTCCATCTGAAAGTAAGTTAGAATTTGTAGAAAAACAAAATAAAAATCCTAAGGAAACAAGGAACTTTTTAAAAAATCCTGTTATTACACAAAAAAATTAATAATAATATAAATAAAAAAATAAAGGAGACCTAATTATGAAAAAAATTATCTTAATGTTAATGCTTGTTTTAGCAAGTTTCGCTTTTGCCACAATAACAGAGCAAGACACTGACAACTTTTTTTCTCCTAAAACACAGGTTTATATTTCAAATCAGAAAGACTGGTTCTTTGGACAATATCCAGATGATTTCGAGGGAGAAAATACTAAATGGGAAAAACATAATTATTTTATCTATGTTCTTCCAGTTGGGAAAAAATATAAAATTGCCTATACTCCTTTTGAAGAAGTTACTTCTTATGATAAAGAAGGGTATCCTACATTAACTTATACAACAACAACAGGATATGTTGTAAAAAGTAGAAAAAATGAGAAAATACCCGCAGCATCTTCATACAATTATAATATTATGTTTATAGGTATGCGTACTGGTACAGAAATAAAAAATGGAAAAAAATATGAAAGAGATAATTATCAAATTCTTTCAGAAAGTGAATTAAATGCTTTATTAAAATCTAAAAATGCCAAAAGACTTGATCCTGCTACAGAAAAGAATACGAAAGCCTGGCTAGATTGGATATTGCATAATACTAATTAAATTATTCTATAACAAAAAATTATAATAAAAGAAAGAAGGAAAAATTTATGAAAAAAACTATATTATTATTTATGCTGGCAACATCTCTATTTGCTTTTTCAGCAAACAAAACTTCTAAAAAGAACAGAAGAATTAAAAAAGCAAGAACCACATCAACATCTAAAAAAAGCGGAAAAAAGAAAGATGCAATGAATATGGAAAGATTTAGCTTTCACGATTTAGCAAACTATCCCAACCGCCCTGCACCTACCAATTATAAAAAAGTTCGAGAAGAATATTTTAGAAAAAATCCTGATAAAATTCCTCCAAGTATGAGAGATCAGTATGCGAAATAAGATAAAACAAAATATTTAAAGAAAGGAAGAAAAGTCAATGTCACAAATTATTCAAATTTTTAACGATTCTTCATCATTAACATTGAAACTCATATTTTTGGCTTCTATTATACTGCATATTCTCATTATAGTCCTATCTATAAGACGTAAGCCTCTCGAAGGAGTAACAAAAGGAAAAGTATGGATTACATATCTTTTATCATACTGGCTATTAGGATTGGTGGCAGGAACAATTGCAGGAGCTGCTTTATTCCTTATACTAAAAGGTATATTTTACATTCTTAGCCTGTTTAATTATAGTCATCCAACTGAAATTACGATTTCTAGAATTGCAACAGCTGTACAATTTATAACTGGAGCAATTACTTTTGCTGTATTGAACAAAAAATATCTAACTTCCAAAGATAATATTGCCAGAGAAGAAAATACTACTACAAAGCAATACATCTTACTAATTTTAAAACTAATCGGAATAGGGATACTTGTATTATTTGCAATACCGTTAATTGCTCTATTTATAGCAGGTTATTTAGTATTTAAAGTGCTGGGAATCGGAAACTTCATTGGAAATGTTGCAGTAAACAGAGTTAGAGAAGTACACGATGATATCGATATCCATACTTACGAAAGACAGCGATATAGCGGAAATGTTCAGCCACATGAACGAATTATTTCAGATTCAGAAGCAGAAGAAATTAAGGAAAGAATTAAAAAAAGAAATCAAATTTTTAAATAAAAAAGGAAGTGAAAACAATGAAAAAATTATTATTAGCAGGACTGTTAATTGGAAGTTTTGCATTCGGACAACAAATTACTGTGAAAAAAGGGAGCTACTGTACTGGATTTTCTAGTATAGGTGGAGATTTTGGAAATGCCACAGGAGAACATTTTAGATTTTACGATACTTGTAATATCAATGGAACAGAGTATAAAGATGTTGCTTTAGGGTACACTTGGGGAAAAAATGATACTGTAGATTCAAATAAATTTTTAAATAAAAAATTGAAATCTAATCACAAAACATACATACATCCAGGCATAAAGCTGGATTTTGAAAAAAATCTTCAAATAGACTTAAGAGGCTGGGGATTCCCAAAAACATCTGATTATCTATTTGAAAATATTGGACATAAGAGTAGAACTGTAAAAAATTATTTTGGGTTTGAAATGATAGAATATAAAAAACTTCCGTTTACTGATGAAATAAAATAAGGATATATTTATAGCAAAAAATTTGAAGAAAGGAAATAAAATATGAATAAGCAAGCTGTCAGAATTACACAATTTGTAATAAATTCTATTCTAACTTTTGTATCATTTACCAGTGCAATTTTAGTATTTCTTCTTTTAATCCCTCTTGCAATAACAGCTCTTATAAGTTTTTTTGTTCATAACTGGAGCTTCTTTTGGAATTTTCTGGTTATAGTAGCTATTTTGCTGGGAGTTGCATTTTTCGTAGAGACATTAAGCTTTAAACTTCCAGAAATGTTTGGAAAATTTTTTGAAGAAGAAAAAGAAGATGAAAAAATATATCAGGAGTATGAAAACTGGTTCAACGAATGGTACCAAAAAGAATACGAAAAATACCAGCAAAAATGGCAAGAACAGCAGAATCAGCAAGGGTACAGCACTCATTATTCAGCCGAAGATATAATTGAAAAATTTGAAGAGAATCTGAAAGTTCTTGGGCTTGATTCAAGTGGCGAACTAACTCTTCAAACTATAAAAAAGGCACACAGAGTAAAGGCAAAAGAATTTCATCCAGACAAAAACCCTGGAAAAGACACCACTGCCGATATGCAACGTGTAAATGCGGCAAAAGAATACTTGGATGCCAATCTGGAATACTATCTATCTAAAATATCTAAAAACTAAAAAAGCAAAATTTTAAAAGTTAAAATTTTTGTAAAATACATGATAATACTTAGAAAATAATTATCAAAAGGAGGAAAAATAATGAAATGTTTTTATCATCATGATAAAGATGCCCATGTTATATGTAAAAACTGTAACAAGGCGATCTGTACCGACTGTACAGTAGATATAAGAGGAGAAATGTACTGTCCTGACTGCTTTAGTAATTTAATTGCCTATCAGGAAAAATATTTATCAAAATTAAAAATGGTTTACATTGTAGGTGGAATCATAGCAGCTGTCGTATTTTTCTCATTTGTTGGGAAGAATTTTGAAGGGGCATTGCTTCTGGCTATATGGTTTGGAAGTGCTCCAATAGGCTTATTTGCTTCAAAAAATGCACCAAGTCCATACGTACCAGTCTCTATGGAAGGATTAGGAAAACTATTGCTAATGAAATTAGGAATAGCCCTTATTTTTGGACCAATTTTTGCAATAATTTCAATCTTTAATTATTTAAATACATCAAAGACTGTTCAAGAAAATAAGGCTTTACTTGAACAAATAATGAGTCATCAAGCAAGATAATCACGAAAATTTAGTTTTTATAGTATTCTATATTATCGTGTATTTCATAAAAATTTTAACTTTTAATATTTTTATGTAAAAAAATCAACAATGAAGGAGATTAATATGAAATCTAACGAATACAGTTACATAAAACTATGTTATTTAGTAAAATATATCTTTATTGCTATTTTTGTCATAAGGGCATTAATTCTGAGTATGTTTTTTGGAAAAGCAATGAATGAACTGATGATAATGGTTGGTATTTATTCTGTTATTATTTTTTTCATTTTTAAAGGATGGTTTGAAATTGAAGGTTTAATAATAATGAGAGAGTTGAAAAGAAGAACAGATAAATTGCCCGTTCCAAAGGAAAATATCTTTAACTGGAATAACAAAGGCGAAGTTGGAATATTTTTTACCGATCCTGAAAAAGGGACATTTTGGTTTTGCAGCAACCAGACAGACTACAACTTATACGTTTATCCAATAATCGAATTTAATATATATGAAAATAATACTACAATTTTTTTTGAAAAAATAGCAGGCGATTGCGATTTACAAAAATTTAAAGTTTTTAAACCAGTACAAACATATTAAAAAAAATAAATTTATAAAATTAAAAAAATAGAGGAAATACAAAAAATCTATAAATAACGGAAAGGAATAATTTAAAATATGAAAAAAATTGTAACTTTATTTATATTACTGGCATTATTTACCGTATCCTGTGGAAAAAAAGTAAAGGTAGATGAGTCGCAATGTCTTAATCCCGATGAATTAAATCAGATGTTAGGAGAATATTACAGCAGTGCAGGAGGTCCTTCTGGAAATACTGACTCATTTGATGTAAACTATGACAGATTTCTTAAAATACATGCCACTATCGGCTGTGAAATAAACGCAGGAAATGTAAAGGAAAAATTTGAAGCTTTTGAAGAATCCAGAAAAGAAGAAAAACAAAACTTGATAATAAATGATAAAGCAATATATCCTCTTTTGGTACTAAAAACCTACAAATTATTACTTACATATAAATCAAGATATGCAACTGGAGACCATCGAGAAGAATATGACCAAATGGTAAAAGAACTAGAAAATATGAAGCCAGATCAGTTTGAAAAAGAAACTGTCAAGACATACAATGAAATTACAAAACTTATTTCAAAAGAAAATATGCAAGATTTAAAAGGCTACTTAATCTATCCATATTCTAATGTAGCACATATATTACAAGGCGATGTTAAATGGACATATTAAAAGTTTTGAATCTAACACAGCAAATAACCTGAAAAATTAAACAATAAGCTGGGAGAAATCCCAGTTTCTTTCTATACTGTATCTTTATGAATATCTTTGATTTCAAGGATTTTAATAAAAATTTATCTTTATAATTAATTATTTCAAACCCTTATTTTATCGTATTTAATCACTTTTATTTAATTATAACTTTATATTTATAATAAAATAATAATTAATTTTGATATTTTATGTGATATAATATAAAAAATTTTATAATTCAAGGAAGAGTTATAAAATAAAGAGTTTTAAGTATAATATAAAAAGGAAATGACCTAATTCCTTGTACTTTATAATATAAAATTATTAATTAAATAACAAAAAAACTAAATACTGGTACAAAGTTATTTAAAAAATTTGAAAATAAAGGAGAACTAAATCATGAAAAAACTTATTTTAATGTTAATGCTTATTTTAGGAACTTTTGCTTTTGCAGAAATAACGGAACAGGAAACTGACAGTTTCTTATTGCCAAAAGCTCAATTTTACATCTCAAATCAGAAAGACTGGTTTTTGGGAGAAGATCCAGCTGATTTTGATGGTGAATATACTAAATGGGAAAAGCATCATTATTTCATTAGTGTTCTTCCCATCGGAAATAAATATAAAATTGCCTATATACCTTTTGAAGAAATAAAATCTTACGACAAAGAAGGCTATCCTATTTTAACTTATACAACAACAAAACAATATGTTATAAAAAGCCAGAGAAAAGAAAATATACCTACAACAACTTCATATAATATTAACATTATGTTTGCAGGAATGTTTCCTGGAACAGAAATAAAAAATGGAAAAAAATATGAGAGAGACCGTTATCAAGTCCTTTCAGAAAGTGAATTAAATACTCTGTTAAAGTCTAAAAATGCGAAAAGACTTGATTCAACTACAGAAAAGAATACAAAATTATATTTAGACTGGTTATTCCATAACAATAATTAAATTGTTTTTCAATAAAAAATTTTAAAGAAAGGAAATATAAGAAAATATGAAAAAGTTATCAATAGCAATTCTTATCTTGGCATTTATGGCATCTTGTTCAAATAAAGAAAATGGTAACACAAAAAATAAAAATAATACTTCAAATCAAACAGCTGCCTATGTAAAGCCTCAAAATCCGCAAGGCCCTACAGTTGCACTTAACTTAACAGACTTTAAGATTGACAATGATTTTATTTTATATCAAGGTACTCCATTCACAGGAAAAATTACGTTTGATACATTTTATGAAAGTGGATATTTTTTTGTAAAAAATGGTAAACTGGAAGGAGAATCTGAAATAAATTACAAAATGAGCGGATTTAAAAGAAAAGATGTTTTCCAAAATAATATTATTTTAAGTTTTTCACAAATAAAAAATGGAATTACAACAGAATTTATATACGAAAAAAATGATACATCCTATGGAAAAAAAGTAGCTGAAGTTCGTACTTCGTATGGAAAAAATTCATACATCTTTAATATAGCTAACAGTACTGGAAAAATAGAAGTTAATGGCAAAAAAGCAGATAATATTACAGTTTTAAGCAACAGTGTGAGCGGAATTGTTAAGGAAAACGGTTCTTTTTATAAAATCATCTATTCATATTCAGAAGGGCAAGTTACGGAAGAGAAGTATAAACTAGACTCTAAAGCTGACAAATCTGAAGTCTTAGTTGAAAAAAGACTTTTGGAAGCACTTTACTTGAAACCTGCTGAGAAATCGACTGGATTTATAAACGAAGAAGGAATTGAAAAATTAGATAGAATAATGTACCAGCTTGGAAA contains these protein-coding regions:
- a CDS encoding toxin-antitoxin system YwqK family antitoxin — its product is MKKISRLLIKLLVLTMLLFTSTISFGIKLDTIKGLSRLSNYKELKDIETSRISNFELRNRRPYMPIKNFTGVGVVYLQGRVIGLYTMKNGLSDGKIYIFYDNGQLRVQENWKNGKREGEAVSYYDNGQLETTTTYKNGKVNLYKKYSNDGSFLFTYTQTSGNQGIMTTHTRDGNIEVIEKSQARYEEVDKDRVLIWNTVFTKNGEFQIYNNKGRLIKEGVYKDNIVSSSTKVDKFLGFIAQDTTYKVDVEDRDYYFQMLKDLNVKGITEESYRESVDYFGKKKYCATIGTLFLQYYIFEGQPLENTIGLYLLKVSKDAKKISKKYTELNNADFIVKYFQTNCKIPSESKLEFVEKQNKNPKETRNFLKNPVITQKN
- a CDS encoding J domain-containing protein; translated protein: MNKQAVRITQFVINSILTFVSFTSAILVFLLLIPLAITALISFFVHNWSFFWNFLVIVAILLGVAFFVETLSFKLPEMFGKFFEEEKEDEKIYQEYENWFNEWYQKEYEKYQQKWQEQQNQQGYSTHYSAEDIIEKFEENLKVLGLDSSGELTLQTIKKAHRVKAKEFHPDKNPGKDTTADMQRVNAAKEYLDANLEYYLSKISKN
- a CDS encoding B-box zinc finger protein encodes the protein MKCFYHHDKDAHVICKNCNKAICTDCTVDIRGEMYCPDCFSNLIAYQEKYLSKLKMVYIVGGIIAAVVFFSFVGKNFEGALLLAIWFGSAPIGLFASKNAPSPYVPVSMEGLGKLLLMKLGIALIFGPIFAIISIFNYLNTSKTVQENKALLEQIMSHQAR
- a CDS encoding YARHG domain-containing protein; this translates as MKKLSIAILILAFMASCSNKENGNTKNKNNTSNQTAAYVKPQNPQGPTVALNLTDFKIDNDFILYQGTPFTGKITFDTFYESGYFFVKNGKLEGESEINYKMSGFKRKDVFQNNIILSFSQIKNGITTEFIYEKNDTSYGKKVAEVRTSYGKNSYIFNIANSTGKIEVNGKKADNITVLSNSVSGIVKENGSFYKIIYSYSEGQVTEEKYKLDSKADKSEVLVEKRLLEALYLKPAEKSTGFINEEGIEKLDRIMYQLGKPGTSTPTSGQPADPNATVVPNTAPQQNQSGTNQNDDDLATLDRVYDEVMHKNNLAILNTFSKEKLGYIRNTLFAKKGYKFKNPKYSSYFSQKSWYNGIYDSDEILNPEEKRFALIIKEREK